CTCGTCGTGCACGCTGGGAGCCGGCCGCCCACCGTGCCGACGAGGCCCGCGCCAGGAAGACCGGCCTGGCGTTCCAAAAATTAGAGGAGGCTGCCTGGCGTATTTATAGAGACCACCACGAGCGGCAGTGGGCGGCGATGAAGGAAGGCCGGTGCGACGTGGTGGCTCTGCGCGAGGCCCAGCGGACGGCCCTCGTCGCCCTCTTCCGACGCTTCCTCTTCTTTGAGTTGCCAAGGCTCAAGGTGCACTCCCGGCGGGCCCGTGACGCCCAGGAGCGGCTCTTGGCCCTCCTGGAAGCTGAGGTCCGCCGGGGGTGCCCTTGGAGGAAGATCAGCTTATTAATCCAACGGGCCGAAGaagaggaggcggcggaggagggCGGCGAGGAGGGCGAGGCGGCGGAGGAGGTGCAGCAACACCCGCCCTCGCCTCCCCGCCTCGCCACCGTCCGCCTGTCACCACCCTGCCAGCCTCGGCCACCACCTCCCCGGCCTTCCTTCACCGCCGCCCAAGCTCGCCGCCGCAGCCTCCTCGGACGCCAGGCCAGGGCCACCGTGGGCAGGGACCCACACCAAGGCGGCGGCAGTGGCAGCGGACAAGGCCTCCAGCTGGCGGTCATCGGGAAGGCCCTTCTGAAGAGGTAGGACCCCCCCCCCAGAGACCCCTCCccatattggtattattacatttattattgagaACGATAGGATTCTATTATCATTATGGATCgtgatcacaacaacaacaataataggctggactggatggcccatgcggtctctgaGAAtgataggattctattattatcattattgatcgtgatcacaacaacaacaataataggctggactggatggcccatgcggtctctgaGAAtgataggattctattattatcattattgatcgTGATTACAACATCAACAATAATaggctggactggatgtcccctagaggtctcttccaactctgggattctaatagtaataatactgtatatactcgagtataagcctagtttttcagcccttttttaggactgaaaaaagcccctcttgtcttatacttgagtgagggtcctggctggcttatacttgagtacatttattatatttctctatttttattggtattattacatttaatatttttctctattattgttgctactattacatttattttactctatttttattattagtaatacgtttattatttcactctgatattattattacattcatcattttactctattattattaaaaggatacataagggcatttacatggaagaagatgagaataatgacttgatcagagttggacagtcttatcttaaattagagttttatgtaaatattcagaaacatttaacctaccgatgccttgattcatgtaattttattggtttctatttttatttctgaaatttacctctctcggcttatactggagtcaaggttttccctgttttattgtggtaaaattaggcgcctcggcttatattcaggttggcttatactcgagtatatacggtaataataacaacaagagaTTGTGCTATTGAATCGCGACCGCAGTCGTGAGGATCCTGTCTGGCAAGGAATGCTACCAATTCATTCAGTTCCCAGATTAGAATTAACTCACCAAATGCAGTTCGATCATTAAATCCTCGTATCGCATAAGCCGTTATTATtaataccatcatcatcatcattattattattattattattattattattgacacaacgatgttgtatgacacagcaaacaagatagacatgctggatttcgtttcacaaaaccacaagtcgaacacttcccaagtgtctaggactgtgtgattattattattattattattattattattattattattattattttcctggatGAAGTCTACtagtactactattattattattgatattattatgagCATTTTATTATGAGTAATATTGATGAAAATaataggttggactggatgtttcttgtgggtctcttccaactaagtctagggtgttgttgttgttgttgttgttctcgtCCCCTCTTGCAGGCCGTGAACCACCCGCCCAGCTCCAACGGCGAGGGTCCGGAGGGGAGGCCGGGGGTCGGGCCGGATCTTGGGGCGGACCAAGGGGTTGGCGGCGCGCCCCTCCCCACGTCTGCTGCCGAGGTCCCTGAAGAACGTGGTGCCGCTCCACCTGCTCAGCACCACCACCAGACCCAGACGCAGGCCGCCGGCCAGGCCAGACCCCCACCAAGATGGCCGCCCCCACCCCTCCGGTGAGCCCAGACCCCCCCTCCTTCCGGGGTCACCTCGGGAGGCCTGCTTCCTTGGCCGCCTCGTGGAGTAGAGCGCACACTCGACTGACGGGCGCTGTGTTGTGTCTCCCGTGTGCCCTTGCAGCCACAACCTGGTGCAGACGTGCTGGCAGGACAACCCCAtggtgcccccctccctccctccccgaggATCTCCACCCCACTTCCTGTGAGGCCTCCTTCCTGGACAGCGAGGAGGAGAACAAGCCGCCGGAGATGGAGGAGGACGAGCTGGACTCTGGGAACACGGAGAGCCTCCTCCCGCTGCACCCGGCCTCCGACATGCAGCGGGACGAGACCCTGGGCCTGGAAGAGACGGAACTCTGGGGAGACCCTCGCGTGTGCCCTGGCACGTGGACGGACAGAAGGACAACGGGCGCCTCTCCCTTCGGGCCGAGGGTCTGGCTTTGGCCTCCATTGTCGCCGTCCTTCCCGTCAGAACCGGCTTCTTGGCCTCAGACttcggtggaggtggatgcgtgtccGTGGGGAAGGGGAGAGCGCCGCCTCTCAACTCGCCTCCCTCGGTGGGCCTGGAAGAGAGGGAACTCTGGGGAGCACACCCCTGGCGCCCTGGCAcgtggacggacagacagacgggGCAGGAAGCACAACGGGCGCCCCCTCCTCTCCGTGCCCCGCTCcggccctccctctccccccgtCCGTCCACAGGGACCTGGCAGAGGAAGACGTCACCGTCCCCATCGGAGGTAACTTggaattattactattgataataataataatgacaaatagAATAGGAAGAGACCCTTCTGCcatcatgtaggaaaagcactgtgaaagccctcctgacagacggccacctAGGTTCTGcttaatgataaataataataataatagtagtaataaacaataatattattttaatcataTTACTATAAGTAGTATATGATATAttcttattaataatagtaataataactctaatatcctaggccctgATATTCAGAGGCGAATCTCAGAGACTTAATGTGCATGCATTCTGTGTtgttatgtaaataataataagtagtaataataaatatactattattgttattaatcatattaatataattaatatatgatATTCATAGTTGCATTAATATtaacaattatattaaaaatttgtaattatgttataatattaatagttccaataataataataataataaaataactctaatatcctaggcccttgggaagagccccaTATTCCGTTTTCCTCGCTCAGACTCCGGCATGAGGGACGTCTGTGGGACGGACTCCGAGCGCAAGGGAGGGAAAGGCCTGTTGCCGGTccggtgggagagagagagagagagacagagagagggagagagagagagggctctTCACGGCCTCCTCGGACCTCTGGTGAGTCACAGAACACACAAGGAAAGCTTGCATGCCAACTGCGACTGTACATCAAAAGTCAgatctcacactgaggccttctcacactgagggctgtctcacactgaggccttctcacactgaggcctactcaaaCTGAGagctctctcacactgaggccttctcacactgagggctGTCTCACACTgatgccttctcacactgaggcctactcaaaCTGAgggctctctcacactgaggccttctcacactgagggatgtctcacactgaggccctctcatactgaggccttctcatactgagggcTTTCTTATACTGAGGCCTTCTcgcactgaggccttctcacaccaAGGCCTACTCAAACTGAGGCCTacttcacactgaggcctactcaaaCTGAgggctctctcacactgaggccttctcacactgagggctgtctcacactgaggccttctcacactgaggccctctcatactgaggccttctcatactgagggctttctcatactgaggccttctcacactgaggccttctcacactgaggcctactctcACTAAGGCCTACTCACACTGAAtgctctctcacactgaggtcttctcacactgagggctctctcacactgagggctctctcacactgaggccttctcacaatgaggccttctcacactgaggtctACTAAGCTCGGGACACACCTGCTTCTCTTGATCTACAGCTTTGGCTGAGCCATTTCCCCCATttcaaccctttcagtgcttgactcacattgtTGTCATGAGAGATTCCTGGTTAATTCCTGGCCATGTTGGGGGGCAGGAATGGGGAGGGCCGGGTTGGGGGAGGCCTGGGGGGCGGAGGAGGCGGAAGGCGCTTGCGGAGACTCCGTGGCCGCCTCGTGGAGGAGAGCGCACGCTCCATGCCGGGAGGGCCGACTGACGGGCGCTGTGTTGTGTCTCCCGTGTGCCCTTGCAGCCACAACCTCGTGCAGACGTGCTGGCAGGACAACTCCACGGtgcgcccctccctccctccctccctccctccccgaggACCTCCACCCCACTTCCCGTGAGGCCTCCTTCCTGGACAGCGAGGAGGAGAACAAGCCGCCGGAGACGGAGGAGGACGAGCTGGACGCTGAGAACACGGAGAGCCTCCTCCCGCTGGACCCGGCCTCCGACACGCAGCGGGACGAGACCCTGGGCCTGGGAGAGACGGAACTCTGGGGAGACCCTCCCGGGCGCCCTGGCACATGGACGGACGGGGCAAGAAGGACAACGGGCGCCTCTCCCTTCAGGCAGAGGAAGGGTCTGGCTTCGGCCCCGCCTTGGTCCTCGTCCTTCCCGTCAGAACCGGAGGCCGTGGCGTCATGACCTCGGTGGAGGTGGCTTCTTGGCATcagacctcggtggaggtggatgtgtgtacGTGTGGAAGGGGAGAgcgccttccttcccttcccgagCGGGCCCTCACGCTGTATCCGGCACATactcttccctctctctctctctctctctctctcgtctttGTCTCCCTCTGATCTGAGTCATCGTCTTTTCCTCCATGAGCTCAACCGTGTGAGGTTTCTTGTTTTCTCGATGGAAAAACTCAGTCCGAAAAGGTCCCGATGGGGAACGAGAGAAGGAACATGGCCTTTCCAACGGTTCCTCGGTCTCCCCTTCATGGGATTTCAGTCAGAGAAGGGACAGGAAGGCCAGGCCGGGCGAGGAGGGCGTGTGGGTTTCGGGAGGAACCGGGACGGAACCCGGCAGAAGCGGTGCCCCGAGGCCTCTCTCGGAAGGTCCTTTGGCAAAGCAGGCGGAGCCCCTTCCGTCCCCTCCGGGCCTG
This genomic window from Anolis carolinensis isolate JA03-04 unplaced genomic scaffold, rAnoCar3.1.pri scaffold_7, whole genome shotgun sequence contains:
- the LOC134293259 gene encoding uncharacterized protein LOC134293259 isoform X2; the protein is MRVRGEGESAASQLASLGGPGREGTLGSTPLAPWHVDGQTDGAGSTTGAPSSPCPAPALPLPPSVHRDLAEEDVTVPIGGPWEEPHIPFSSLRLRHEGRLWDGLRAQGRERPVAGPVGERERETERGREREGSSRPPRTSATTSCRRAGRTTPRCAPPSLPPSLPEDLHPTSREASFLDSEEENKPPETEEDELDAENTESLLPLDPASDTQRDETLGLGETELWGDPPGRPGTWTDGARRTTGASPFRQRKGLASAPPWSSSFPSEPEAVAS